The Patescibacteria group bacterium genomic sequence CCCAGTCCGCAAAATGAAGTTTCTTCCAAATTATTAAGTAAATCAGCAAAAAGGCGCCAATCAGGCTTGGGCAGATCCATCATTTCCCTTAAACGATAAACGCCTTCGCGGCAAGGAGTGCATTTGCCGCAGGATTCGGCCAGAAAAAAATCAAGCCAACTCCTTATTAAATTCTCCGGCTTATGCTTTAAAGCGCTGTAAACGGTAATTGAACCGGCTCCGCCTGCCGGCCGTTTTAATTGCCCGCTTCCCAAAACCTCTCCCGAAGCTTCTCCCCCTGTCTGGACAAAAAAAGGAAACTTCGGGTAATTCTCGGTTTCCTTCAATATTTTTTCAATTGTCCAGTTTAGGGGAAAAGAAAAAACGCCGGTCCATAAGCAATCGCCGCTGATGGTATAAAACCTCTCTTTCTTATAATTATTGGCCGCCACCAAACTGACATCGTAAAAAGTTTCTACATTATTGATTAAAGTCGGGCAGCTCATAAGGCCGCTTGTTGTCGGGAAAGGAGGGCGCAACCTTGGTTCAATCCGTTTATTTTCTATGGCATTAAGGATTGAACTTTCTTCTCCGCCAATATAGCCGGAGGCAATCGGCTTGATAAAAAATTCAATTGGCTCTGCCTTAACAATTTCGGCCAGACTCTTGCCGAATCTTTTGTAATAATCATGGTTAATATAAATATAGGCTTTCTCGGCTTTCAAGAAATCAATGGCTATTTTTATGCCAGCTATCGCTTTTTCGGGAAAA encodes the following:
- a CDS encoding NADH-ubiquinone oxidoreductase-F iron-sulfur binding region domain-containing protein, encoding MNILNKIKRAGLVGRGGACFPTADKWEMVKKAKGTKKYIVCNASEGEPGVAKDSYILENFPEKAIAGIKIAIDFLKAEKAYIYINHDYYKRFGKSLAEIVKAEPIEFFIKPIASGYIGGEESSILNAIENKRIEPRLRPPFPTTSGLMSCPTLINNVETFYDVSLVAANNYKKERFYTISGDCLWTGVFSFPLNWTIEKILKETENYPKFPFFVQTGGEASGEVLGSGQLKRPAGGAGSITVYSALKHKPENLIRSWLDFFLAESCGKCTPCREGVYRLREMMDLPKPDWRLFADLLNNLEETSFCGLG